In Juglans regia cultivar Chandler chromosome 5, Walnut 2.0, whole genome shotgun sequence, the following are encoded in one genomic region:
- the LOC108983316 gene encoding ETHYLENE INSENSITIVE 3-like 3 protein produces the protein MEQHLMMVDDTLGYSSDIEVDDIRCENIIAEKDVSDEEIEAEELEKRMWKDRVRLKRIKERQKLVVQQAADKQKPKSTTDLAQRKKMSRAQDGILKYMLKLMEVCKARGFVYGIIPEKGKPVSGASDNIRAWWKEKVKFDKNGLAAIAKYEAECLAMSEADDIRNGNSQCILQDLQDATLGSLLSSLMQHCDPPQRKFPLDKGLAPPWWPTGNEDWWVKLALPHGQSPPYKKPHDLKKMWKVGVLTAVIKHMSPDIAKIRKHIRQSKCLQDKMTAKESAIWLGVLTREEALIQQPSSDNGTSGVTDLRRGGHGGNKRAAISSESDYDVDGVGDGVGSVSSKDGRRNQPTDVETSDNQHNTTPVQDKDTGEKRNGRKRGRFRSKFVDQLPATSHNEDPHIEPRITVPHVNHTEGQLVGFQTHGDRQEDDTMTDLRPLEKNIGQLQLPASESNHFSSLPSENVVSTQSMHVDGRPLLYPVVQNTERHHGNAGNFYSPSVQYGNTHDWQQSQIRPEEVGVHAPTTDRSGNEIPVGDLHYYVKDTFNNEQHQHIDPQFGSAIDSLSLDCGGLNSPFDFGIDGISQFDDLLRDEDLIQYFGA, from the coding sequence ATGGAGCAGCACCTTATGATGGTTGATGACACATTGGGCTACAGTTCAGATATAGAAGTTGACGACATAAGGTGTGAAAACATAATAGCGGAGAAAGATGTTAGTGATGAAGAGATTGAAGCAGAAGAATTGGAGAAGCGGATGTGGAAAGACCGTGTCAGACTCAAAAGGATTAAGGAAAGACAAAAACTTGTAGTGCAGCAAGCTGCAGACAAGCAGAAGCCAAAGTCGACCACTGATCTGGCTCAGCGGAAGAAGATGTCTAGAGCACAAGATGGCATTCTCAAGTATATGCTGAAGCTGATGGAAGTGTGCAAAGCTCGCGGATTTGTGTATGGTATCATTCCTGAGAAGGGTAAGCCAGTGAGTGGTGCTTCAGATAACATTAGAGCTTGGTGGAAAGAAAAGGTGAAGTTTGATAAGAATGGGCTAGCAGCCATAGCCAAGTATGAAGCTGAGTGCCTTGCCATGAGTGAGGCAGATGATATACGAAATGGGAACTCTCAATGCATTCTCCAAGATCTGCAAGATGCAACTCTCGGATCGCTTTTATCTTCTTTGATGCAACACTGTGACCCCCCTCAAAGGAAGTTCCCACTAGATAAGGGACTTGCGCCTCCTTGGTGGCCAACTGGAAATGAAGATTGGTGGGTGAAATTAGCATTGCCCCATGGTCAAAGCCCTCCTTATAAGAAACCACATGATTTAAAGAAGATGTGGAAAGTTGGAGTGTTAACAGCTGTAATAAAGCATATGTCTCCTGATATTGCAAAGATAAGGAAGCACATCCGCCAGTCAAAGTGCTTACAGGATAAGATGACAGCCAAGGAGAGTGCAATATGGTTGGGAGTTTTAACCAGAGAGGAAGCCCTCATTCAGCAGCCAAGTAGTGATAATGGGACATCTGGTGTAACTGATTTGCGACGAGGTGGCCATGGTGGAAATAAGCGAGCTGCAATTAGTAGTGAGAGTGACTACGATGTAGATGGCGTTGGTGATGGTGTTGGTTCTGTTTCATCTAAAGATGGTCGGAGAAATCAACCGACAGATGTAGAAACTTCAGACAATCAACACAATACTACTCCTGTCCAAGATAAAGATACAGGGGAAAAACGAAATGGGAGAAAAAGAGGCCGTTTCAGATCAAAATTTGTTGATCAATTGCCTGCAACGTCTCACAATGAAGATCCACATATTGAGCCAAGAATCACTGTGCCTCATGTAAACCACACTGAAGGGCAGTTAGTTGGATTCCAGACCCATGGTGATCGGCAGGAAGATGATACAATGACAGATTTGAGGCCCCTGGAGAAAAATATTGGCCAACTCCAGTTGCCTGCGTCTGAATCGAATCATTTCTCGTCTCTACCTTCTGAAAATGTAGTTTCCACCCAGAGCATGCATGTGGATGGGAGGCCTTTGCTTTATCCTGTGGTGCAAAACACAGAGAGGCATCATGGAAATGCCGGCAACTTTTATAGTCCATCGGTGCAATACGGGAACACTCATGACTGGCAGCAGTCGCAGATTAGGCCAGAGGAAGTTGGAGTCCATGCACCAACAACGGATAGAAGTGGAAATGAGATTCCTGTTGGAGATTTGCACTACTATGTAAAGGACACGTTTAATAACGAGCAACATCAACATATTGATCCGCAGTTTGGGTCTGCCATTGATAGCCTGTCATTGGACTGTGGAGGATTGAACAGCCCCTTCGATTTTGGAATTGATGGCATAAGTCAATTTGATGACCTTTTACGCGACGAAGATTTGATCCAATACTTTGGTGCTTAA
- the LOC108983315 gene encoding pentatricopeptide repeat-containing protein At1g06143-like, whose product MKSAIKLYRISIAKTVLHPPNPPTQKETILNQLKKCSSVKNLEYVYASMIKTNANQDCFLLNQFVGACSALSKIDYAVSAFLQMENPNVFVYNAMIRAFAHRFYPAQALECYVDMLRADVMPTSYTFSSLIKACSSVSALGFGEAIQCQVWKNGFSSHVFVQTALIDFYSDLGKIGISKRVFDEMVERDVFTWTVMVSAHVRAWDLSSARRLFEEMPERNTATWNTIIDGYARVGNVESAELLFNQMPARDIISWTTMITCYTQNRRYREALAVFNEMTSNGISPDQVTMATVISACAHLGALDLGNEIYLYVLQNGFDLDVYIGSALIDMYAKCGSLDRSLLVFFKLREKNLFCWNSVIEGLAVHGFAYEALKMFSRMEREKIKPNGVTFISVLSACTHAGLVEEGRRRFLSMGSDYSIPHEVGHYGCMVDLLSKAGLLRDALELIRSMKVEPNSVIWGALLGGCKLHRNLEIAQVAVNELMVLEPNNSGYYNLMINMYAEVNRWGEVAKIRAAMKYLGVEKSSPGSSWIEMGRKIHQFAASDKTHPAYNEIYSVLAQLDGILKLAGYVPELTWGDLG is encoded by the coding sequence ATGAAATCTGCAATTAAACTTTACCGTATTTCAATTGCGAAAACAGTACTTCATCCGCCAAACCCACCCACCCAAAAAGAAACTATTTTGAATCAGCTGAAGAAATGTTCTAGCGTAAAGAACCTGGAATATGTATATGCCTCAATGATCAAAACCAATGCAAACCAAGATTGTTTCTTGCTGAACCAGTTTGTGGGTGCCTGTTCGGCCCTTTCGAAAATAGACTATGCAGTTTCAGCATTTCTACAGATGGAAAATCCAAATGTTTTTGTCTATAATGCGATGATAAGAGCCTTTGCTCATCGTTTTTACCCAGCTCAAGCTTTGGAGTGTTACGTAGATATGTTAAGAGCTGATGTTATGCCAACGAGTTATACGTTCTCGTCGTTGATTAAGGCTTGTAGCTCAGTATCGGCTCTTGGGTTCGGTGAAGCTATACAGTgtcaagtttggaaaaatggGTTTAGTTCACATGTGTTTGTTCAGACTGCTTTGATTGATTTCTACTCGGATTTGGGTAAAATTGGCATATCGAAAAGggtgtttgatgaaatggtTGAAAGAGATGTTTTCACATGGACCGTGATGGTTTCGGCTCATGTTCGGGCATGGGATTTGAGTTCTGCGAGGAGATTGTTTGAGGAGATGCCTGAGAGGAATACTGCTACATGGAACACTATAATTGATGGGTACGCAAGAGTGGGGAATGTGGAGTCTGCGGAGTTGCTGTTCAATCAGATGCCCGCAAGGGATATAATCTCGTGGACGACCATGATCACCTGCTATACTCAGAACAGGAGATATAGAGAAGCATTAGCAGTATTCAATGAAATGACAAGCAATGGGATCAGTCCTGACCAAGTGACCATGGCAACTGTTATATCGGCTTGTGCCCATCTTGGAGCGCTCGATTTAGGAAATGAAATATATCTTTATGTATTGCAGAATGGGTTTGATCTTGATGTTTATATTGGGTCTGCATTGATTGATATGTATGCCAAGTGTGGGAGCTTAGATAGATCACTTTTGGTATTCTTCAAGTTGCGGGAAAAGAACCTGTTTTGTTGGAATTCAGTAATTGAAGGTCTTGCAGTTCACGGATTTGCATATGAAGCACTAAAGATGTTTAGTAGGATGGAGAGGGAGAAGATCAAACCAAATGGGGTCACTTTTATCAGTGTTCTGAGCGCCTGCACACACGCAGGACTAGTTGAAGAAGGTCGTAGGAGGTTTCTGAGCATGGGCAGTGATTATTCGATCCCACATGAAGTTGGACACTATGGATGCATGGTTGATCTACTGAGCAAAGCGGGCTTGCTTAGAGATGCACTAGAGTTGATAAGAAGCATGAAAGTTGAACCCAACTCCGTTATCTGGGGTGCCTTGTTGGGTGGGTGTAAGCTTCATAGGAACTTGGAGATTGCTCAAGTTGCTGTTAATGAACTGATGGTTTTAGAGCCAAACAACAGTGGCTATTACAACCTTATGATTAATATGTATGCCGAGGTAAATAGATGGGGTGAGGTTGCGAAAATCCGGGCAGCCATGAAATATCTAGGGGTAGAAAAGAGTAGTCCTGGATCCAGTTGGATTGAAATGGGAAGGAAGATTCATCAGTTTGCAGCATCTGATAAAACTCACCCAGCTTATAATGAAATTTACTCGGTGCTGGCTCAGTTGGATGGGATACTGAAGCTAGCTGGCTATGTACCTGAACTAACATGGGGGGATTTAGGCTGA
- the LOC108983319 gene encoding pentatricopeptide repeat-containing protein At5g66520-like, with protein MGHWPNISPILTVTMKRCSPFKGPFPSYHKPISLLDSCKSMEQIKQAHAHLITTGLLLSPIRANKFLEKLAFSSFGSILYARQVFDQIPFPDLFLHNTMIKAHSLSSTSSYNSMIIFRSVVRGLSLTPNRYTFVFLFKACGNSLGLLEGEQVRVHAIKVGMENNVFVTNALIGMYANWGLVEEARRMFDCSVERDLYSWNIMVGGYVGTGDMDRALEWFDRMPERDVVSWSTIIAGYVQVGCFLEALDLFHKMLQIGPKPNEFTLVSVLAACANLVALDQGRWIHVYIERGEIKMNEQLLASLIDMYAKCGQIEFASKVFCNGRGLRRKVWPWNAVIGGFSMHGKSKEAIEIFEQMKLEKVSPNKVTFIAMLNACSHGNMVDEGRGYFESMASCYGIEPEIEHYGCMVDLLGRAGFLDEAEEIISSMPMAPDAAIWGALLGACRIHKDMERGERIGKILKEMDPNHIGCCVLLANIYSASRRWNEAKVVREEIELNGRKKIPGCSSIELNGVFHQFLVGDRSHPQTKQLYLFLDEMTTKLKIAGYVPQFGDVLLDIDDEEDKETALSKHSEKLAIAFGLMNTAPQTPIRIVKNLRVCGDCHEATKFISKVYDREIIVRDRIRYHHFKKGICSCKDCW; from the exons ATGGGCCATTGGCCTAACATTTCCCCAATTTTGACCGTTACAATGAAACGTTGCTCCCCCTTCAAAGGACCCTTTCCTTCATATCATAAACCCATCTCTCTTCTCGATTCATGCAAATCAATGGAACAGATCAAGCAAGCACATGCCCATCTGATCACCACCGGCCTTCTCCTGAGCCCTATCCGAGCCAATAAATTCCTTGAAAAGCTTGCCTTCTCCAGCTTTGGCTCCATACTGTATGCACGCCAAGTGTTTGATCAAATCCCTTTTCCAGACCTCTTCCTCCACAACACAATGATCAAAGCTCATTCACTGTCTTCCACTTCTTCCTACAACTCTATGATTATATTTCGGTCAGTGGTCCGGGGTCTGAGCCTTACACCTAATCGTTAcacttttgtgtttttgtttaaaGCATGTGGGAACAGTTTGGGGTTATTGGAGGGTGAGCAAGTTCGAGTTCATGCCATAAAAGTTGGGATGGAGAACAATGTGTttgttaccaatgcattgattGGGATGTATGCGAATTGGGGCTTGGTTGAGGAGGCCAGAAGGATGTTTGATTGCAGCGTGGAGCGGGATTTGTATTCATGGAATATTATGGTTGGTGGGTACGTAGGGACAGGTGATATGGATCGAGCTCTAGAGTGGTTTGATCGAATGCCTGAACGAGATGTTGTATCATGGAGTACTATCATAGCTGGTTACGTCCAG GTGGGTTGTTTCCTGGAGGCATTGGATCTCTTCCACAAGATGCTGCAAATAGGTCCTAAACCCAATGAGTTTACCCTGGTAAGTGTCCTGGCAGCCTGTGCAAATCTAGTGGCATTGGATCAAGGAAGGTGGATCCATGTCTATATTGAAAGGGGTGAGATCAAGATGAATGAGCAATTGCTAGCTAGCCTAATAGACATGTATGCAAAGTGTGGACAGATAGAATTTGCATCAAAGGTTTTCTGCAATGGACGTGGTCTGAGGAGGAAGGTTTGGCCTTGGAATGCTGTAATTGGTGGTTTTTCAATGCATGGAAAATCCAAGGAAGCAATTGAAATATTTGAACAAATGAAGCTTGAAAAAGTTTCTCCGAATAAGGTGACTTTTATTGCCATGTTAAATGCTTGCAGCCACGGAAATATGGTCGATGAAGGAAGAGGTTATTTTGAGTCCATGGCAAGTTGTTATGGAATTGAGCCTGAGATAGAGCATTATGGGTGTATGGTAGATCTACTGGGCCGTGCTGGATTCTTGGATGAAGCTGAAGAGATCATATCTAGCATGCCAATGGCTCCAGATGCTGCCATATGGGGAGCATTACTCGGTGCTTGTAGAATCCATAAAGACATGGAAAGGGGAGAGAGAATAGGAaagatattaaaagaaatggatCCTAACCATATCGGCTGTTGTGTTCTTTTGGCTAATATTTATTCTGCTTCCAGGAGATGGAATGAAGCAAAGGTTGTGAGAGAGGAGATTGAATTaaatggaagaaagaaaatccCAGGTTGCAGCTCCATTGAATTAAATGGTGTGTTCCATCAATTCCTTGTGGGAGATAGATCCCATCCCCAGACTAAACAGCTCTACTTGTTCTTAGATGAGATGACAACTAAGTTGAAGATTGCTGGTTATGTTCCACAATTTGGAGACGTTTTGCttgatattgatgatgaggaagataaAGAGACAGCCCTATCTAAACATAGTGAGAAGTTAGCTATTGCTTTTGGCTTGATGAACACAGCACCCCAAACCCCAATTCGAATTGTAAAGAACTTACGAGTTTGTGGGGACTGCCACGAAGCAACAAAGTTCATCTCCAAAGTTTATGATCGAGAGATTATTGTCAGGGACAGGATTAGATATCACCATTTTAAAAAGGGAATCTGTTCTTGTAAAGACTGTTGGTAG